One genomic region from Gossypium hirsutum isolate 1008001.06 chromosome D13, Gossypium_hirsutum_v2.1, whole genome shotgun sequence encodes:
- the LOC107903855 gene encoding uncharacterized protein: MIYPFLCGTLHHQQEDDGIWSSSPVCSPRKSKRKKDTKNPYSTRGLDQFSALLAELEEKRQKIYSQTGSQSMVRFVYKNSNDCVPVVVNLKDKKEEKTKPENTKERYVSEPINKLQTPSGSDKNMDMKVKKKRFSWNSALRKPSHYIPAIIILILLILVFFGRSVAILGTCIGWYVVPTINGEGSNLRTSMKKKDYGRRQSGNKLVGGKLSFQKS, encoded by the coding sequence ATGATTTATCCTTTTCTTTGTGGTACTCTCCATCACCAACAAGAAGATGATGGAATCTGGTCTAGCAGCCCTGTCTGTTCACCGAGaaaatcaaaaagaaagaaagacacCAAGAACCCCTACTCAACACGGGGGCTTGACCAATTTTCTGCACTTTTAGCAGAACTTGAAGAGAAAAGGCAAAAAATTTACTCACAAACGGGATCACAAAGCATGGTTCGATTCGTCTATAAGAACTCAAACGACTGTGTCCCAGTTGTGGTAAATCTGAAAGacaagaaagaagagaaaaccaAACCAGAAAACACCAAAGAAAGGTATGTTTCCGAACCCATTAATAAGCTTCAAACCCCATCAGGATCTGATAAAAACATGGATATGAAAGTGAAGAAGAAGAGATTTTCATGGAATAGTGCTCTGAGAAAGCCTTCTCATTACATCCCAGCAATTATAATATTGATTTTGTTGATTTTGGTGTTTTTCGGAAGATCAGTTGCAATATTAGGTACTTGTATTGGATGGTATGTAGTTCCTACAATCAATGGGGAAGGATCAAATTTAAGAACatcaatgaaaaagaaagattatGGGAGAAGACAGAGTGGAAATAAATTGGTTGGTGGGAAACTATCCTTCCAAAAGAGTTAA